A single genomic interval of Rosistilla ulvae harbors:
- a CDS encoding PQQ-dependent sugar dehydrogenase — protein MDRTTRDSAATVVRWGLFVWLACTLQLSLSADQPLAKTDPRPAWTTSQISGSPEPPLPYTTERAFPSLSFNRCLDITAAPGSDRLFVVEERGKVFSFPNRSDVESADLVIDLAKAIPGVSRVYSLTFHPDFETNRYCYVCYIKKAGEPDGTHVARFKMTDADPPTIDAASETTLLTWLSGGHNGCCLKFGPDGCLYISTGDGGPANPPDPEHAGQDVSNLLSSILRIDVDQTTADRNYQIPPDNPFVDLAGARGEVWAYGLRNPWRMSFDSDTGDLWVGDVGWELWEMLNRIERGGNYGWSVLEGSHPSNPERKRGPTPILPPTIEHSHTESSSITDGLTYVGSRLPELRGTHIYGDYDTGKIWGFRYEAGQVVEHRELADTTHRIVSFGEDNNNAMYLLDHTAGTIQRLVANQPTEQPSRFPRKLSETGLFDSVVDQTPMPGVIPYSIAAQPWADHAVAQRFVAVPGNGVIETKPKTWAFPTGTVLVKTLSLDLEQGNPATRQHVETQILHYDGIDWLPYTYAWNQQQTDATLVPSDGDQRAFEIVNAASPGGLRNQTWRFAGRAECQRCHNSWSGPPLGFNTLQLNCDLDDGDAPVSQLDRLAEIGLIDKPIDPKDREGLVDPSDTSAETDPRARAYLQANCAHCHRQHAGGAVLSKMHSDIPLAETNMLDARPSQGTFGIHSAHVITPGDPLRSVLWYRMAKLGSGRMPHIGSSEVDVAGLALIEDWIGQLPPSESSSDPAALRRQADALAALAELERSAETEADAEASLEKLLSTTEGGLLLMRSLQQKSLPEAAASLAIARAAKHPDAGIRDLFERFLPADQRVERLGNVVATDQILAFSGDADRGRLVFFETAGVSCKNCHRIGDTGTVVGPDLTTIGKKLSAAELLESILEPSKRIDAPYLTYLLETIDGRVLSGLLVDRDDNQVTLREATGTVVVVAADDIEQLVPQRKSLMPELLVRDLTSQQVADLLSYLISLK, from the coding sequence ATGGATCGAACGACCCGCGACTCCGCGGCCACTGTCGTCAGATGGGGGCTTTTTGTTTGGCTGGCTTGCACGCTGCAGCTGAGTTTATCCGCGGATCAACCGCTGGCGAAGACCGATCCTCGCCCCGCTTGGACCACTTCGCAAATCTCCGGATCGCCTGAACCGCCACTTCCCTATACGACCGAGCGCGCCTTCCCGTCGCTCTCCTTCAATCGCTGTTTGGATATCACCGCCGCCCCCGGCAGCGACCGACTGTTTGTCGTCGAGGAACGGGGTAAAGTCTTTTCGTTTCCGAATCGGTCGGATGTGGAATCGGCTGATCTCGTGATCGATTTGGCGAAAGCGATCCCCGGAGTTAGCCGCGTCTATTCGCTGACCTTCCATCCCGATTTTGAAACCAATCGCTACTGCTACGTCTGTTACATCAAAAAGGCTGGTGAGCCCGATGGCACGCACGTGGCTCGGTTTAAAATGACCGACGCCGACCCGCCGACGATCGATGCGGCCAGCGAAACGACTCTGCTCACCTGGCTCTCCGGCGGCCACAACGGCTGCTGTTTGAAGTTTGGCCCCGACGGCTGTCTCTACATTTCCACCGGCGATGGCGGTCCAGCCAACCCGCCCGATCCGGAACACGCCGGGCAGGATGTCAGCAATTTGCTGTCCTCAATTTTGCGGATCGACGTCGACCAAACGACCGCAGACCGGAACTATCAGATCCCGCCCGACAATCCGTTTGTCGATCTCGCCGGCGCGCGAGGCGAAGTCTGGGCGTACGGTTTGCGAAATCCGTGGCGGATGAGTTTCGATTCCGACACGGGCGACCTGTGGGTTGGCGATGTCGGCTGGGAACTTTGGGAGATGCTCAATCGCATCGAGCGCGGCGGAAACTATGGTTGGTCGGTTCTAGAGGGTTCGCACCCGTCGAATCCCGAACGGAAACGCGGTCCGACACCGATCCTGCCACCGACGATCGAACATTCGCACACCGAATCCTCTTCGATCACCGACGGCCTGACCTACGTCGGATCTCGGCTGCCCGAGCTCCGCGGCACGCACATCTACGGCGACTACGACACCGGAAAAATCTGGGGCTTCCGCTATGAAGCGGGCCAGGTTGTCGAGCACCGAGAACTAGCCGACACCACGCATCGGATCGTTTCGTTTGGCGAAGATAACAACAACGCGATGTACCTGCTGGACCACACTGCCGGGACGATCCAGCGGCTGGTCGCCAATCAGCCCACCGAGCAACCGAGCCGCTTTCCGCGAAAGCTCAGCGAAACCGGGCTCTTCGATTCCGTTGTCGATCAAACCCCGATGCCGGGCGTAATCCCCTATTCGATCGCCGCCCAACCGTGGGCCGATCATGCAGTCGCCCAGCGGTTTGTCGCAGTTCCCGGCAACGGGGTGATCGAAACCAAGCCAAAAACTTGGGCATTTCCGACCGGGACAGTCCTCGTTAAAACGCTGTCGCTCGACTTGGAACAAGGCAACCCCGCGACGCGGCAACACGTCGAAACGCAGATCTTGCACTACGATGGCATCGATTGGTTGCCGTATACCTACGCCTGGAACCAGCAGCAGACCGACGCCACGTTGGTCCCCAGCGATGGCGATCAACGCGCGTTCGAAATCGTCAACGCGGCATCGCCCGGCGGTCTGCGGAACCAGACATGGCGATTTGCCGGGCGAGCCGAATGCCAGCGATGCCACAACTCGTGGTCGGGTCCGCCGTTGGGCTTTAACACTCTGCAATTGAACTGCGATCTCGATGACGGCGACGCCCCTGTTTCGCAGCTGGATCGACTGGCCGAGATCGGATTGATCGACAAACCGATCGATCCTAAAGATCGCGAAGGCTTAGTCGACCCAAGCGATACGTCGGCGGAGACCGATCCCCGAGCCCGAGCTTATCTTCAAGCGAATTGCGCCCATTGCCATCGCCAGCATGCGGGGGGCGCTGTGTTGTCGAAGATGCATTCCGACATTCCCCTTGCCGAAACGAATATGCTCGACGCCCGCCCATCGCAGGGAACGTTTGGCATCCATTCGGCGCATGTGATCACGCCCGGCGATCCGCTGCGTTCGGTACTTTGGTACCGGATGGCGAAGCTCGGCAGCGGCCGGATGCCTCATATCGGCAGCAGCGAAGTCGACGTGGCGGGGCTGGCATTGATCGAAGATTGGATCGGGCAACTGCCGCCAAGTGAGTCGTCTTCCGATCCGGCAGCGCTCCGGCGCCAAGCCGATGCGTTGGCGGCACTTGCGGAATTGGAACGGTCGGCTGAAACGGAAGCTGACGCCGAAGCGTCGCTCGAAAAACTGTTGTCGACAACCGAAGGGGGCCTGCTGTTGATGAGGTCGTTGCAGCAGAAGTCGCTTCCCGAGGCGGCCGCTTCGCTGGCGATCGCTCGCGCTGCGAAGCATCCTGACGCCGGTATCCGCGATCTCTTTGAACGCTTTCTGCCAGCGGACCAACGCGTGGAGCGATTGGGCAATGTCGTTGCGACCGATCAAATCCTGGCGTTCTCGGGCGATGCAGATCGCGGCCGATTGGTCTTCTTCGAAACCGCAGGTGTATCGTGCAAGAACTGCCATCGGATCGGTGACACCGGAACGGTGGTCGGTCCCGACCTGACAACGATCGGCAAAAAACTCTCCGCCGCCGAATTGCTCGAAAGCATCCTCGAACCCTCTAAGCGAATCGACGCCCCCTACCTGACCTACCTGTTGGAAACAATCGATGGCCGCGTCTTAAGTGGCCTGCTGGTCGATAGGGATGACAACCAGGTGACGCTTCGCGAAGCGACCGGTACCGTTGTTGTCGTCGCTGCCGACGATATCGAACAACTGGTCCCGCAGCGGAAGTCGCTAATGCCCGAACTGTTGGTCCGCGACCTCACCTCTCAACAGGTCGCCGACCTGTTGTCCTACCTGATTTCGTTAAAGTAA
- a CDS encoding CocE/NonD family hydrolase, whose product MLACTRFVFQIPIIALLVTSGLVAAAEDYHLEKNVMVPMRDGVRLATDIYRPMVDGKPSEERLPVILSRLPYNKNGAKSRGAYYAKHGYVYVAQDTRGRYASEGVWHMLTDDGPDGVDCAAWIGKQPWSDGQIGMIGTSYFGGTQHAMAMAGAPELKTVIPVDAMANMGRQSIRNAGAFELRFWNWIFLNASNGSRAGQDPGTKKVLKEMADQRHTYLQNLPTRRGMTPLRLAPEYEDWLISAMENGANDEFWEQNNIVDAPHKYKDIPVYLVSGWYDSWGGNNTATFKALRPEIKGPVYMIMGPWIHGQQAGYAHGQVSFGKQAAIADQWAWRREWYDHWLKGIDNSVGKADPFKTPVRIFVMGTGDGGKDEKGRLQHGGYWRSELDWPLERTQYTDFYLQPDGGLATEKPAVEEAVTQYDFDPKDPVPNIGGNISSANDIMLQGAFDQKGGSHIWNFKNPIPLSARKDVLVFQTEPLTEDLEVTGELEVRLFASSSAVDTDFTAKLIDVYPPSSDWPGGFDMNIADGIVRARFRESLKKEVLMTPGETYEFTIKMYPTSNVFKKGHRIRVDISSSNFPRFDVNPNTGEPLNRHRRTVVATQTIHHDATRPSRIILPVIPAE is encoded by the coding sequence ATGCTCGCATGCACTCGTTTCGTATTTCAAATCCCCATCATCGCGCTGTTGGTTACCAGCGGTCTCGTCGCTGCAGCCGAAGATTATCACCTGGAAAAGAACGTGATGGTCCCGATGCGCGATGGCGTTCGGCTGGCGACCGACATCTATCGACCGATGGTCGATGGCAAACCGTCGGAGGAGCGGCTGCCGGTGATCCTGTCGCGTCTGCCGTACAACAAAAACGGAGCCAAGTCGCGCGGTGCTTATTACGCAAAGCACGGTTACGTTTACGTCGCGCAAGACACTCGCGGACGCTACGCATCCGAAGGAGTCTGGCACATGTTGACCGATGATGGCCCCGACGGCGTCGACTGCGCCGCCTGGATCGGCAAGCAACCTTGGAGCGACGGCCAGATCGGAATGATCGGAACGTCTTATTTCGGCGGCACCCAGCACGCGATGGCGATGGCTGGCGCGCCGGAGCTGAAAACGGTAATTCCTGTCGATGCGATGGCGAACATGGGAAGGCAGAGTATTCGCAATGCGGGTGCGTTTGAGTTGCGTTTCTGGAACTGGATCTTCTTGAACGCGAGCAACGGCAGCCGCGCCGGACAAGATCCCGGCACCAAAAAGGTGTTGAAAGAGATGGCCGATCAACGCCACACCTATCTGCAGAATTTGCCGACACGTCGCGGGATGACTCCGCTGCGTCTGGCACCCGAATACGAAGACTGGTTGATCTCGGCGATGGAGAATGGCGCGAACGACGAATTTTGGGAGCAAAACAACATCGTCGATGCGCCGCACAAATACAAAGACATCCCCGTCTACCTGGTCTCGGGTTGGTACGACTCTTGGGGCGGCAACAACACCGCCACATTTAAGGCGCTGCGACCGGAGATCAAGGGCCCAGTCTATATGATCATGGGTCCGTGGATTCACGGCCAACAAGCCGGTTACGCCCACGGGCAGGTTTCGTTTGGCAAGCAGGCCGCGATCGCTGACCAATGGGCGTGGCGACGCGAGTGGTACGACCACTGGCTCAAAGGAATCGACAACTCCGTCGGCAAAGCGGATCCCTTCAAGACCCCGGTGCGGATCTTCGTGATGGGAACCGGCGATGGCGGCAAAGATGAAAAGGGACGTCTGCAGCACGGCGGCTACTGGCGAAGCGAACTGGATTGGCCGCTGGAACGGACTCAGTACACCGACTTTTATCTGCAACCCGATGGCGGGCTCGCGACGGAGAAGCCAGCGGTCGAAGAAGCTGTCACCCAATACGATTTCGATCCCAAGGATCCAGTCCCCAACATCGGCGGGAACATCTCGTCGGCCAACGACATCATGCTCCAAGGGGCTTTTGATCAAAAGGGAGGCAGCCACATTTGGAACTTCAAGAATCCGATTCCGCTGTCGGCTCGCAAGGATGTCCTGGTCTTCCAAACCGAACCGCTGACCGAAGACTTGGAAGTCACCGGCGAGTTGGAAGTTCGCTTGTTCGCGTCCAGTTCGGCGGTCGACACCGACTTCACCGCCAAGCTGATCGATGTCTATCCTCCTTCGTCCGATTGGCCGGGCGGATTTGATATGAACATCGCCGACGGGATCGTGCGAGCAAGGTTCCGCGAGTCGCTGAAGAAGGAAGTCCTGATGACACCGGGCGAGACGTACGAATTCACGATCAAGATGTATCCGACGTCGAACGTCTTCAAAAAGGGACATCGGATTCGCGTCGACATCTCCAGTTCGAACTTCCCTCGCTTCGACGTGAACCCCAACACGGGCGAGCCGTTGAACCGTCATCGCCGAACCGTCGTGGCGACGCAAACGATCCACCACGACGCAACACGTCCTAGCCGGATCATTTTGCCGGTGATTCCAGCGGAATAG
- a CDS encoding clan AA aspartic protease, giving the protein MKGIVDSGGRALIPVELRRSADTDATTFQVWIDTGFTGDLVLPTAAIEDLQLEPSGSVDAILADGSQIGLSTYSCTIEWFGTSKPLEIIANQGESPLLGVGLLLGLELRVDYRNLRVDLTPSQKDDVGVR; this is encoded by the coding sequence ATGAAAGGGATCGTAGACAGCGGTGGCCGAGCACTTATACCGGTTGAATTGCGTAGGTCAGCCGACACGGACGCGACAACTTTTCAGGTTTGGATCGACACGGGGTTCACCGGCGACCTCGTCCTTCCGACAGCGGCAATCGAGGATTTGCAGCTCGAACCATCGGGAAGCGTTGATGCGATCCTAGCCGATGGTTCACAGATTGGCTTGAGCACTTACAGCTGCACGATCGAGTGGTTTGGAACCTCCAAGCCGCTCGAAATCATTGCCAATCAAGGCGAGTCTCCACTGCTTGGGGTCGGGTTGCTCCTCGGACTCGAACTACGAGTCGACTACCGCAATCTCCGCGTCGACCTGACGCCATCGCAAAAGGATGACGTCGGCGTCCGATAA
- a CDS encoding PSD1 and planctomycete cytochrome C domain-containing protein, with protein MFACWVPFRSDRVTAPFLILTLLSSGVAVGEEPAFFETQIRPILREYCFDCHGATEELEGGLDLRLVRFIQSGGDSGTALVPGDPEESLLLTRVRDGDMPPGEARVSDEKIAILEKWIASGAATLRPEPEQIGPGIPITEEERNYWAYQPIAPPQTPLPEARGTIRTPIDALLAAAMPEGLSFSPDADRFTTIQRLSNDLIGLPPTAEQVDQWMQHSDPDWYEQLVEELLRSPHYGERWARHWLDAAGYADSDGYTVADSSRDWAWRYRDYVIRSFSADKPLDRFITEQIAGDELAGPANGDWTAEQIELLTATGFLRMAADGTGSGDNSPEARNKTIADTMQIVCSTLLGSSVHCAQCHDHRYDPISHVDYFAIRSVFEPALDWKSWKAPRSRLVSLYTAADRAAAAAIEEEVKLVAKERAEKQAAFIQEVFEEELLKFEDPQRSQLREAYNTAKDKRTEEQKKLLAANPAVNITAGVLYQYRPDAAKELKEFDKRMAEMRAKKPAEEFIHALVEAPNHAPVTHLFHRGDFNQPKQEVLPAGLTVVAPEGAVAQFPSNDPELPTTGRRLAFARWLTDAKSNPLTPRAIVNRIWMHHFGRGIVSTPGDFGRLGGEPTHPELLDWLANDFVQHGWSLKHLHRQILKSTAWRQSSYREPTREAIDADNHYYWRKSLQRVDAEILRDSILSVSGNLDVDRFGPPVDIAEDETGQVRVDAKRPRRSIYVRARRSQPVGMLQTFDAPVMSVNCDVRSVSTVAPQSLMMLNGDFILEQAALVAERAVAAEQASQAAAAESGAAASEAVDSSWMPAIPKPIWTYGTGEVDEATGTLARFEALPNFTGTQYQGGPKVPAPGFGWVFLTKTGGHPGNPKNPAIRRWTAPTDGQLSISGSLQHSSENGDGVRGRILSAGGLRGSWNAFHNSTATDVATFAVASGETIDLVTDCLTSETSDSFSWQIKLDFTPTDGKPHVYDSVADFGGPAKSEDIAPLPAQIAAAWQIVLSRSPTDSEKQTALQFANRQLTQLFADPQGTPQDKTPGRQVLINICQMLINSNEFLYIE; from the coding sequence ATGTTTGCATGTTGGGTTCCGTTTCGCAGTGATCGTGTTACCGCCCCTTTCCTGATCCTGACGCTGCTGAGTTCCGGCGTGGCGGTTGGCGAAGAGCCGGCGTTTTTTGAAACGCAGATCCGGCCGATCCTGCGGGAGTATTGTTTCGATTGCCACGGCGCGACCGAAGAGTTGGAGGGTGGGCTCGATCTGCGACTGGTTCGCTTCATCCAATCGGGAGGTGATTCGGGGACGGCGCTCGTGCCGGGCGATCCTGAGGAGAGCTTGCTGCTGACGCGCGTTCGCGACGGCGACATGCCGCCGGGAGAAGCTCGCGTCTCGGACGAAAAAATTGCGATCCTTGAAAAATGGATCGCCAGCGGCGCCGCGACGCTGCGTCCCGAGCCCGAACAGATCGGGCCGGGGATTCCGATCACCGAAGAGGAACGCAATTACTGGGCCTACCAACCGATCGCGCCACCGCAAACGCCGCTTCCCGAAGCGCGAGGAACGATCCGCACGCCGATCGATGCGTTGCTGGCCGCCGCGATGCCCGAAGGCCTAAGCTTTTCGCCCGACGCCGATCGCTTCACCACGATCCAGCGTCTGTCCAACGACTTGATTGGCCTCCCGCCGACTGCGGAACAAGTCGACCAATGGATGCAGCATTCCGATCCCGATTGGTACGAACAGCTTGTCGAAGAGCTGCTCCGTTCGCCGCATTATGGCGAACGCTGGGCCCGACATTGGTTGGACGCAGCGGGCTATGCCGACAGCGACGGCTACACGGTCGCCGACAGCAGCCGCGATTGGGCGTGGCGGTACCGCGACTACGTGATCCGGTCGTTCAGCGCCGACAAACCGCTGGACCGCTTTATCACCGAACAGATCGCTGGCGATGAATTGGCCGGCCCCGCCAACGGCGATTGGACTGCGGAGCAGATCGAACTGCTGACCGCGACCGGTTTCCTGCGGATGGCAGCCGACGGAACCGGCAGCGGCGACAACAGCCCCGAAGCTCGCAACAAAACGATCGCCGACACGATGCAGATCGTTTGCAGCACGCTGTTGGGTTCCAGCGTTCATTGCGCTCAGTGCCACGACCACCGTTACGATCCGATTTCGCACGTCGATTATTTTGCAATCCGATCGGTCTTTGAACCCGCCCTGGACTGGAAATCTTGGAAGGCACCCAGGAGCCGTTTGGTCTCGTTGTACACCGCAGCGGATCGGGCTGCCGCAGCGGCGATCGAAGAGGAAGTCAAACTGGTCGCGAAGGAGCGAGCGGAGAAACAGGCTGCGTTTATCCAAGAGGTCTTCGAAGAAGAGCTGCTGAAATTTGAAGATCCACAGCGCTCGCAGCTCCGCGAGGCCTACAACACCGCCAAGGACAAACGGACCGAAGAGCAGAAGAAGCTGCTGGCGGCCAACCCCGCCGTCAACATCACCGCTGGCGTGCTGTACCAATACCGGCCCGATGCGGCTAAGGAGCTGAAGGAATTCGACAAGCGGATGGCCGAGATGCGAGCCAAGAAGCCAGCCGAAGAGTTTATACACGCGTTGGTCGAAGCTCCCAATCACGCCCCGGTCACGCATCTGTTTCACCGCGGCGACTTCAACCAACCCAAGCAGGAAGTGTTGCCGGCGGGGCTGACCGTCGTCGCTCCCGAAGGCGCCGTGGCCCAATTCCCCAGCAACGATCCGGAATTGCCAACGACCGGCCGCCGACTGGCCTTTGCTCGCTGGTTGACCGATGCCAAAAGCAATCCGCTGACGCCCCGAGCGATCGTGAATCGGATTTGGATGCATCACTTCGGTCGCGGGATCGTGTCGACGCCGGGCGACTTCGGTCGCCTGGGCGGAGAACCAACGCATCCGGAGTTGCTCGATTGGTTGGCGAACGATTTTGTCCAGCACGGTTGGAGTCTGAAGCACCTGCATCGCCAGATCCTGAAATCGACAGCGTGGCGTCAGTCGTCGTATCGCGAACCGACGCGCGAGGCGATCGATGCCGATAACCATTACTATTGGCGAAAGTCGCTGCAGCGAGTCGACGCGGAAATCCTTCGCGATTCGATCCTGTCGGTTTCCGGCAATCTGGACGTCGATCGTTTTGGGCCTCCCGTCGATATCGCCGAAGATGAAACCGGACAGGTCCGCGTCGATGCCAAGCGGCCGCGGCGCAGCATCTACGTCCGGGCGCGACGCAGCCAACCGGTCGGGATGCTGCAGACATTCGACGCCCCGGTGATGAGTGTCAACTGCGATGTCCGCTCGGTCTCGACCGTCGCTCCCCAGTCGCTGATGATGCTCAACGGCGACTTCATCCTCGAACAAGCCGCCTTGGTCGCCGAGCGCGCCGTCGCCGCCGAACAAGCTAGCCAGGCCGCGGCAGCGGAATCCGGCGCTGCGGCCAGCGAAGCGGTCGACAGTTCGTGGATGCCCGCGATCCCTAAACCGATCTGGACTTACGGCACCGGAGAAGTCGACGAAGCGACCGGCACGCTGGCTCGTTTCGAAGCGTTGCCGAACTTTACAGGGACGCAGTATCAGGGAGGCCCGAAAGTGCCAGCTCCTGGTTTCGGCTGGGTCTTTCTGACCAAAACCGGCGGCCATCCGGGCAATCCGAAGAATCCCGCCATCCGACGTTGGACCGCTCCGACCGACGGCCAGTTGAGTATTTCCGGATCGCTGCAACACAGCAGCGAAAACGGCGATGGCGTTCGCGGGCGGATCCTTTCGGCCGGCGGACTGCGAGGCAGCTGGAACGCGTTCCACAATTCAACGGCTACCGACGTCGCGACCTTTGCTGTCGCCAGCGGCGAAACGATCGACCTCGTTACCGATTGTTTGACCAGCGAAACGTCCGACTCCTTCAGCTGGCAAATAAAGCTCGACTTCACACCCACCGACGGCAAACCTCACGTCTACGATTCGGTCGCAGATTTTGGCGGCCCCGCCAAATCGGAGGACATCGCGCCGCTGCCCGCTCAGATCGCAGCAGCTTGGCAAATCGTGTTGTCGCGTTCGCCAACGGATAGCGAAAAGCAAACCGCGTTGCAGTTTGCCAACCGCCAACTGACTCAGCTGTTTGCCGACCCTCAGGGCACACCGCAAGACAAAACACCGGGACGCCAGGTGTTAATCAACATCTGCCAGATGCTGATCAATTCCAACGAATTCCTGTACATCGAATAA
- a CDS encoding DUF1501 domain-containing protein: MNMLPKTRRQFLQSTGMGVGSLALQWMLAQETATAKPPVLKATPHNDLLPRQTHFQPRAKAMISLFQHGGPSHMDLTDPKPELTKYDGTEYSGDIHFSFVNDASKKLLGSPFKFKAHGQCGMELSELLPHTAGVADELCLIRSMHTGANGHEVSIRYFHGGIPAVLGRPTFGSWLTYALGSETQDLPAFMVLADPGGHPVDGATNWSNGFMPSMFQGTVLRPKEPRILNLQPPSHLAGDYQRQNLDFLQELNRQHLDAHPGESDLEARIASYELAARMQTAATEALDISQETAATHKIYGLDNPKSREYGTRCLLARRLVERGVRFVQLFHSGQPWDNHSNLKGGLTSVCEKTDQPTAALVADLRQRGMLDSTLVHWGGEIGRLPVTQGQGAADKAGRDHNGQGFSIWMAGGGVRSGMTFGKTDEFGHHAVENIVTPNDFQATVMHLFGLDHEQVVFPHRNQQQIVTAHRPARVVKEVIA; this comes from the coding sequence ATGAATATGCTTCCCAAAACACGACGGCAATTTTTGCAGAGCACCGGCATGGGTGTCGGTTCGCTGGCGCTGCAGTGGATGCTGGCTCAGGAGACCGCAACGGCCAAGCCGCCGGTGCTGAAGGCGACGCCGCACAACGATCTACTGCCGCGGCAAACGCACTTCCAGCCGCGGGCAAAAGCGATGATCTCGCTGTTCCAACACGGCGGCCCGTCGCACATGGATCTGACCGATCCCAAGCCGGAGTTGACGAAATACGACGGCACCGAATACTCGGGCGATATCCATTTTTCGTTCGTCAACGACGCCAGCAAAAAACTGCTCGGCAGCCCGTTCAAGTTTAAGGCTCACGGCCAATGCGGGATGGAGCTGTCCGAACTGCTGCCGCATACCGCGGGCGTGGCCGATGAACTGTGCTTGATTCGCAGCATGCATACCGGTGCCAATGGGCACGAGGTTTCGATCCGCTATTTCCACGGCGGCATCCCCGCGGTTTTGGGGCGGCCGACGTTTGGTTCGTGGCTGACCTACGCCCTGGGCTCCGAAACGCAAGACCTTCCCGCGTTCATGGTCCTTGCCGATCCAGGCGGCCATCCCGTCGATGGGGCGACGAACTGGAGCAACGGATTTATGCCGTCGATGTTCCAGGGAACGGTTCTGCGGCCGAAGGAGCCACGGATCTTGAACCTGCAGCCGCCATCGCACCTGGCTGGAGACTACCAGCGTCAGAACCTCGACTTCTTGCAGGAACTGAATCGCCAGCATCTGGACGCGCATCCGGGCGAATCGGATCTCGAGGCCCGGATCGCCAGCTACGAACTCGCTGCGCGGATGCAAACCGCCGCGACCGAAGCGTTGGACATCTCGCAAGAGACCGCCGCGACGCACAAGATATACGGCTTGGATAATCCCAAGTCGCGCGAATACGGCACGCGGTGTTTGTTGGCTCGGCGGCTTGTCGAACGAGGCGTCCGGTTTGTGCAGCTGTTCCACAGCGGCCAGCCTTGGGACAATCACAGCAACCTCAAAGGCGGCCTGACATCGGTTTGCGAGAAGACCGATCAACCGACCGCCGCGCTGGTCGCCGATCTTCGCCAACGCGGGATGCTCGACAGCACCCTGGTCCACTGGGGCGGCGAGATCGGCCGGCTGCCCGTGACGCAGGGGCAAGGAGCCGCGGACAAAGCGGGCCGCGATCACAACGGCCAGGGCTTCAGCATCTGGATGGCTGGCGGCGGTGTCCGCAGCGGGATGACGTTTGGCAAGACGGATGAGTTTGGGCACCACGCTGTCGAGAACATCGTCACTCCAAACGACTTCCAAGCGACCGTGATGCATCTGTTTGGGCTCGATCACGAACAAGTCGTCTTCCCCCATCGCAATCAACAACAGATCGTCACCGCTCATCGGCCAGCCCGCGTGGTCAAAGAAGTGATCGCATGA